Proteins from a genomic interval of Spea bombifrons isolate aSpeBom1 chromosome 4, aSpeBom1.2.pri, whole genome shotgun sequence:
- the HNRNPA0 gene encoding heterogeneous nuclear ribonucleoprotein A0, giving the protein METSQLCKLFIGGLNVQTTEDGLREHFETYGQLTDCVVVVNPQTKRSRCFGFVTYSTAEEADAAMAASPHVVDGSNVELKRAVSREDSVKPGAHAKVKKLFVGGIKEDVEETDLLQHFSQFGHVEKVEIITDKMSGKKRGFGFIYFNNHDAADKAAVVKFHTINGHRVEVKKAVPKEDIQAGSSRPFRGGRGGRGSGGGPSRDINGIGGGGKGFGNYGGGNQGYNMYGGYGEDGGYDNGYNFGSYNHHSSSYGPIKAAGTVGNWGRSSSAGPYRGGYGGGNYGSSGYNGGNSYGTGSF; this is encoded by the coding sequence ATGGAGACTTCACAACTCTGTAAGTTGTTTATTGGAGGCCTCAATGTCCAAACCACAGAGGATGGCTTACGAGAACACTTCGAGACTTATGGACAGTTAACTGATTGTGTGGTAGTTGTAAATCCACAAACAAAGCGTTCTCGATGCTTCGGATTTGTAACGTACTCTACCGCTGAAGAGGCAGATGCGGCAATGGCGGCGTCGCCTCATGTGGTGGATGGTAGTAACGTTGAATTGAAAAGAGCTGTCTCCCGTGAAGATTCGGTTAAACCAGGCGCTCACGCCAAGGTGAAGAAGCTATTTGTTGGCGGCATAAAGGAGGATGTTGAGGAGACAGACCTGCTACAACACTTCTCACAATTCGGTCACGTGGAGAAAGTTGAAATTATCACTGATAAAATGTCTGGCAAGAAACGCGGATTTGGTTTTATCTACTTCAACAACCACGACGCAGCAGACAAGGCCGCGGTAGTAAAGTTTCACACTATCAACGGTCACCGCGTGGAGGTGAAAAAGGCTGTTCCTAAAGAAGATATTCAAGCGGGGTCTTCAAGACCCTTTCGTGGTGGCAGAGGTGGGAGAGGGAGCGGTGGCGGCCCCTCACGAGATATAAACGGAATTGGTGGTGGAGGCAAAGGTTTCGGAAACTATGGAGGCGGCAACCAGGGCTATAACATGTATGGCGGCTATGGAGAGGATGGTGGTTATGACAATGGTTACAACTTCGGCAGTTACAACCATCACTCTTCCTCCTACGGACCAATTAAAGCTGCAGGAACAGTTGGTAACTGGGGCCGCAGTAGCAGTGCAGGCCCATACCGAGGTGGTTACGGGGGTGGAAATTATGGCAGTAGCGGCTATAATGGGGGAAATTCATACGGTACTGGATCTTTCTGA